In Bogoriella caseilytica, the genomic window TGGTCGCGCCGGTCGGGCAAGCCGCACGGCGTGGTGCACACCGAGCTGCGCCAACGCTGTGGTGGGCCCGAGGTCGCGATGGCCACCACCGAGGACGTGGAGGCGCGCATCGCCCAGATCCGGAAGTGGTTCGTCGGGCGCCATTGAGGGGGTCGGAGAACGTGACGAATCTGGAACTTTTCAGTTCCTCGTTCGTTCAAGATGCGCGATGCCGGTATGGGGGGCACGATCGAGTCATGAACACATGGTTGATTCTCATCATTCTCGGTGCCGTCATGCTCATCGCTGGTGTTGCTGTTGAGGCGGCACGTTTTCTCATCTGGGTTGGCGTGGCTGTCCTCGTCATCTCGCTCATCCTGAGCTTGGTCACGCGCGGTCGCTCTGGCGGCGGCGTCTAGTCACGATTCGGTGCTAGTGGCCCGCACGGGGCACTAGCAGCGTGCACACGGTGCACGACGAAGGGCGCGCTCCGGCGCGCCCTTCGTCGTGCCCGGCCGTAGCTCGCGGCACCGCTCGGCCGCGCGCGGTCGCCCGCACACCAGGGACGCCCGCACACCAGGGACGGCGGTAGCGGACGCGGCGTCGGCACCGCCTCGTTTGGGCAGAGTAAGTGGCGCTGAGCGCCAGTTTCTCTACCCGTCTGGCTTTCTCCGGCACTCTTCGCCTGCTGTGTGTCTGTCAGACCGCGAGGTGGCGCGTGGGGATGGCGGGCTCGCCTTCGCTGAGGCGCCAGGCTGAGTACGGCAGCTCGGCCCGGGACTCGAGCAGACGCGCCCGAGCCCGCTCGACCGCCCCAGCACCGCGGTGCTCCTCGGCAATCCGCCCGCCGCTGACCAGCTCCACCTGCAAGGGTCGTGCCCCCGTGCGTTCGAGTTCGGCGCGCGCTGCCGCGGAGTCTGCCGATGCCACGATGAGCTCCTCCACAGCGGTGGCCCCCGCCGGCACCTCCGGTTCCCCGGCTCCGCCGTCGCCACCGGTGGTGGGGCCGGCGCCCTCGGGAGCTGCGACGGACCTCGTGCCAGCCGTGGGCCCGGTCCCGCCCATCACCCGGCCGGCGAGCTTGAAGCCGCCCACGGAGGCCTTGTCCGCCGAGACCTTGGCCACCGGTTCCATCACACCGGCAGAGTTCTCGCGGGCCACCAGCTTGTAGACCAGCTCAGCCGTGGGATGGCCGGAGCCGGTGACCAAGCGCGTGCCCACCCCGTAGGAGTCCACCGGAGCGGCGTTCAGCGCGGCGATCGCGTACTCGTCCAGGTCCGAGGTCACCACGATGCGGGTGGACCGTGCGCCGAGTTCATCGAGCTGCTCGCGCACCCGGAAGGCCTGCGCCACGAGGTCCCCGGAGTCCAGGCGCACGGCGCCGAGCTCGCCGCCGGCCCGGCGCGCCGCAGCCACGGCTCGATCCACGCCGGTGGCGACGTCGTACGTGTCCACCAGCAGCGTCGTCTCCGGTCCGAAAGCTGCCACCTGGGCGGAGAAGGCCGATTCCTCGTCGTCGTGCACCAGGGTGAAGGCGTGCGCCGCGGTGCCGATGACGTTGAGTCTGTACTGGCGGCCCGCCTCGTCCAGCGAGGTGCCGGCGAACCCGCCGATGACGGCTGCTCGCGCCGCCGCGACGGCGGCACCCTCGTGGGTACGCCGCGCGCCCATCTCCATGCAGGCCCGGCCATGAGCGGCGGTGGTCATCCGCGAGGCTGCCCCGGCCACGGCGGAGTCGTGGTTGAGGATCGACAGGGTGAGGGTCTCCAGCAGGACCGCCTCGGCAAAGGTCCCCCGCACGGTGAGCACGGGGGAACCGGGAAAGAAGCACTCACCCTCCGGATAGCCGATGATGTCACCGCCGAAGCGGTAGCCGGCCAGGTACTCCAGCGTCTCAGGAGCCAGGTTGCTGCTCGAACGCAGGTACTCGATCTCGTCCGAACCGAAGGTGAACGACTCCAGTGCCTCGAGGAGCCGCCCCGTGCCAGCCAGCACGCCGTAGCGCCGTCGGGCCGGGAGCCGGCGAGTGAAAACCTCGAAGACTGAGCGGCGATCGGCCGCACCGGAGCGCAGAGCCGCGTCGACCATGGTGAGCTCGTACCTGTCCGTGTGCAGCGCGGTGGAACGCATGAGGTGACGCTACCTGCTGACCGGCAACGGTTCGCGGGCCTCCCTCAGCGCCCAGGTACTCGCCAAGCCTGTGCCCGTGCCGCAGGCATACCCTGGAGTCATGAGCTCAGGACCGATCACCATGGCGGCGCCGGCGGAGCAGGAGCAGACCGCAGGCGAGGTCTCCACCAGGCCCGAGAAGCCCTGGCGCACGGTGGTGTGGGACGACCCGGTGAACCTCATGAGCTACGTCACCTACGTCTTCCGCACCTACTTCGGCTATGAGGAGACCCACGCCAGCCGTTTGATGATGCAGGTGCACACCGAGGGGCGTGCGATCGTCTCCAGTGGCCCGCGCGAGAAGATGGAGGCCGATGTCCAGGCCATGCATTCCTACGGGCTCTGGGCCACCATCGAGCAGGAGGACTAGCATTCACGCCTTCACCCCGGCACGCGGCGGCGGCTACCGCTCCCAGCTGACCGAGACCGAACGCCGCGTCATCGCTCGGCTCGTCGCCGATGTGGCACTGCTGCTCGGCACGCCACTGTCCGCCGATGACGCCGACGTGCGATCCGCGCCTGCCTCGGATGAGGAGATCCTCGCCGCCCTGGACTTTGACCCCGCCGATGACCCCTCCGGTGGTCGCAGCGAGGCTGCTCCCTCCCCGGAGGCCCCCGAGGATCCCGCCCTGGCCAGGTTGCTGCCACCGGCGAGCGAGGACGCCGAGATGGCCGCCGAGTTGCGCGCGATGACCGAGTCGACCCTGCGCGGTCAGAAGGCCGAGCGGCTCGCCCGGATCTGGCGCACGCTGCACGGTGCCGGCAGTGGAACCCAGGACGTCGACGTGCGCATCCTCGCCGGTACCGAAGGGGAGTGGCTTGCGGCTCTGACCGATATTCGGCTGGTGCTGGCCGCCCGGCTCGGCATCGAGGACGAGGCCGACGTCGAGAGGTGGCGGAACCAGACGCTCGAGGAGGATGCGGATCAGGAGAGCGAGGTGACCGCAGCCATGGCGACGATGTACAACGCCTTGACCTGGTGGCAGGAGTCACTGCTTCAAGCCGTAGTCCGCCGTGGAGGCCGCGGATAGGCTGAATTGCAGTCAATCTGCCCTCCCTGCCACCTCGGTGTGGCGGCCCCAAGAGTCGAGTTACATGAGACTGACCGTCGTCGGATGCTCCGGATCCATGTCCGGGCCGCAGTCGCCTGCCTCCTGTTACCTCCTGCGCGCCGAGGGGGCTGACGGCCAGGGGGGCCTGCGTACCTGGACCGTGGTGATGGACCTCGGGCCCGGTGCGATGGGTGCGCTGCTCAACTACGTGGACCCGGCAGAGATCGACCTGATCGCCCTCTCGCACCTGCATGCCGATCACGTGGCCGACCTGGTGGGGATGCAGGTCTACCGCAAATGGCACCCGGCTGGCTGCCTTCCTCAGCTCGACGTGCTCGGCCCCGCCCACAGCCTGCAGCGCCTGCGTGGTCTCGACGGCGGCGACGCCCGGGAGAGCTACTCGCAGGAGTTTGCCTTCCGGGAGCACGATCCCGCCCAGCCCGTGCAGGTCGGCCCGATGACACTGACCTCCTTCCCGGTCCGGCACCCGGTGCCCGCCTTCGGTCTGCGGGTTACCGGACCGGGGGAGCGCGGTGGCGAGGTCACCGTGGCGTTCACCGGGGACACCGACACCTGCGACACCCTCATCCCGCTGGCGCAGGACGCCGATCTGCTGCTCTCTGAGGCTGCCTTTCAAGAGGGTCGTGATCAGGTGCGTGGTGTCCACCTCACGGGCAAGCGTGCCGGCGCCGTGGCCAGCGAGGCCGGCGCCAGGCGCCTGGTGCTCACCCACCTGCAGCCGTGGACCGACCCCGCCGTCGTGCGGGCCGAGGCCAACGAGGTCTACGACGGCCCGATCGACCTCGCTCGCGCCGGGGACGACTGGTACCTCTGAGGCTGCTGGCATCCGCGATGCGCTCACGATGCGACGCCGTGTCCGAGGATTCACATTCCGCGGGTAGCCTGAGGCGCCATGAGCCACGAACAGGTCTCTTCCCCGCTTTCTGAGCCGACAGGTTCCGACACCCGGGCAGCTGCGACCCACGAGATCCCCGATGCCATGCGCCAAGACGTCGGTCTGCTCGGTTCCCTGCTGGGCCAGGTCATCGAAGAGTCGGGCAGCCCGGGACTGCTGGCCGATGTCGAATCCTTGCGCGAAGCCACGATCGCCGCTCTCGACGACGACGCCGAGGTGCTGGCGCGCGCCGAGACGATCGTGGAGGGGTTCTCCTCGGAACGGGCCAAGGAGGTAGCGCGAGCCTTCACCTGTTACTTCCTGCTCGTCAACCTCGCTGAGGAACAGCACCGTGTGCGCTCCCTGCGTGCGCGCGACGGCAACGTGCCCCTGGAGGAGCAGAAGCCCTCGGACTCCGTGGCTGCCGCCTTCTCCCATCTGGCCGCAGAGGTGGGCCGCGAGGAAGCCGAACGCCGCCTCGGGCAACTACGCTTCCACCCGGTGCTCACCGCGCACCCCACTGAGGCGCGCCGCAACGCGGTGGCTGCCTCGGTGCGCCGTCTGGGGGACCTGCTCAACCACCGCGACGATCAGCGTCTTGGTCCGGCGGCGCTCGCGCAGAATCAGCGACAGATGCTGGAGGAGGTCGACAACCTCTGGCGAACCGCGCAGCTACGGGTCGCGCAACCCTCTCCGCTGGACGAGGTCCGTACCGCGCTCACGGTCTTCGATTCCTCCTTCTCCAAGGTGTTCGCCGCCTCGTATCGGCGCCTGGACGACTGGCTCCAGGGCGAGCGGCGCGGTGCGGCGGCCCCCAAGGCGCCGGCGTTCATCCGCTTGGGCTCCTGGATCGGTGGTGACCGCGACGGCAACCCGAACGTCACCGCGAGTGTGACCCGGCAGGCCGCGGCCCTGGCCTCGGAGCGGATCCTCACCGAACTCGAGTCCCGCGCTCGCCGCGTGGGCCTGGCGCTCACCCTCGATGACCGGTTCACTCCGCCGAGTGAGGAACTGCTCGCCCTGTGGGCACGTCAGCGCAGGCTCTCCGAGGATCTCACCGACGCCGCCGAGGGGAACTCGCCGGGCGAACCGCACCGCAAGGTGCTGCTCGTGGTGGCGTACCGTGTGGCCGCGACGCGCGCTCGCAATGCCGATCTGTCCTACGAAGACCCGCAGGAGCTGCTCGAGGACCTCGCGTGCGTGCAGAACTCTCTCGTCTCAGCCGGGGCCAGCCGCGCCGCCTACGGCGATCTGCAGGAACTCATCTGGCAGGTGCAGACCTTCGGTTTCCACCTGGCTGAGCTGGAGATCCGGCAGCACTCCAAGGTCCACACCCAGACCCTGGCGTGGCTGGAGGACCCGGACTCGGTCGAGAAGATGGCCGTGCCCGGCGATGAGGTGATCGAGACCTTCCGGTCCATCGCGGCGATCCAGAGCCGCTACGGCGTGCAGGCCGGCCGGCGCTACATCGTGTCCTTCACCCAGTCCGCGCAGAACCTTGCCGATGTCTACACCTTGGCCGAGAAGGCGCTCGGGTCCGCCGACGAAGCGCCGGTGCTGGACGTCATCCCCTTGTTCGAGACCTTCGAGGATCTGCAGAACGCTCCCCGCATCCTCGAGGAGATGCTCGAGATCCCGGCCGTGCAGCGCCGTCTGGAGGCCACCGGTCGCAGGGTGGAGATCATGCTCGGCTACTCCGATTCCGCCAAGGATGTCGGCCCGGTTGCCGCGACCCTCGCGCTGTACGAGGCCCAGGCCCGGATCGCCGAATGGGCCACCAAGCACGATATTGAGCTCACCCAGTTCCACGGCCGCGGTGGGGCGCTGGGCCGTGGTGGTGGCCCCGCCAACCGGGCAGTGCTCGCCCAGCCGCCGCACTCGGTGGATCTGCGCTTCAAGCTCACCGAGCAGGGCGAGGTCATCTCCGCGCGCTACGGCAACCCCGAGATCGCCTTCCGGCACATTGAACAGGTGGCTGCGGCGGTCCTCATGGCCTCCGCCCCCTCGATCGAGGATCGAAACGCCGCAGTTGCCGAGCAGTACTCCGACATGGCAGCCACCATGGACGCTGTGTCGCGCAAGCGCTTCTTCTCGCTGGTCAAGGCTGAAGGTTTCGCTCCGTGGTTCGCTCAGGTCACTCCCCAGGAGGAGGTCGGTCTGCTGGCCCTGGGCTCGCGCCCGGCGCGGCGCGGACTCTCGGTGGAGTCCCTGGAGGACCTGCGTGCCATCCCGTGGAACTTCGCCTGGGGCCAGGCCCGGATCAACCTCACCGGCTGGTTCGGTCTCGGCTCGGCGCTCGAGGCCGTGGGTGAGCTCGGGACCTTGCGCTCGGCCTACGCTGACTGGCCCTTGTTCGCCACGCTGATCGACAACATCGAGATGTCGCTGGCCAAGACCGACCGCCGTATCGCCGAGCGCTACCTGGCGCTGGGCGACCGCGACGACCTGGCAGCTCTGGTGCTCGAGGAGTTCGATCTGACTCGGCACTGGGTGCTGGCGATCACCGGGCACTCCCGGCTGCTCGAGGGGCACCGCGTGCTCGGTCGCGCGGTCCAGCTGCGTAACCCGTACGTGGACGCCCTCTCCCTGCTGCAGCTGCGCGCCCTACGTGCCCTGCGCTCGGAGGAGGAGATGGAAGACGCCGCGCTGCAGGATCAGCGCAATCTGCTGCTCATCACCCTCAAGGGTGTGGCGGCCGGCCTGCAGAACACCGGCTGAACGGGGTCCAGCCCGGTTGGACTGGGCCTGGCACGGCCGAGCAGGGCCGAGCAGGCTCCATTCCCGGTTGAATCGACTCAGAGTGAGGAATTGGCTGTTCGGAGCAACCAATTCCTCACTCTCAGTCTCCCCTCGCCTCGCCCTCACCGCGCCCGTGCCTCGCCCGCAGCCCACCTTCCGTCGTGCTCAGGCCACCCCCGGCGCGCCAGCCGCTCCACAGCTCGGTAAGCCGACGCTGTCCTCTCCACAGCCCATTCCGTTAGCTGGGCGTAGCGCGGCTCAAGCAGTGAAGCTGACGCCATGTGCTCGCAAGAACACGCACTCCAGCGCCTCCGTCGGGCAGCGATCTGCGGAGCGTTCACCGTGCGGATGGCCCGGGATGCCGGCTACTCACGAGCTGCCATCAGGCACCGCCAGGAGTGTGGATACTGGCAGCCCGTTGTCGGCAAGGCCTACTGCGACCCACGCTGGGCGGCTCGATTCCCGGCGTTGCAGACCCGGGCGGCTGCGGCCACGCTCACGTGGCCAGGGGTGGTGCTCTGCCTGCGGACGGCGGCTCTGCTCCACGGCTTTCGAGCTCCCGACGACGGTCAGGCGCATGTGATCACCGAAGGTTCACGGAGAACCACTGGTGGCGTCGTGCCTCATCGCATGGGTATCAGCCCGGGTGAGGTCACGCATCGGGGCCCACTTGCGGTGACCACGCGGGCGCGTACAGCACTCGATTGCCTGATGGACTTTCCACGTTCGGATGCGGAGAGCCTGATGATCTGGGTCCGGACGCGAGAGGTTCTGACAGCTACTGATCTGGAGGAAGCGATTGCCGCACGCCAAGGACATCGAGGCGTCAGTCAACTCCGCTCCTTGACAGCCCTGACTGCTGACGGTGCGCTGAGCGAACTGGAGCACAGGCTGCACCAGCTGCTACGGGAAGCCGGCATCACCGGCTGGATCGCGAATGCGCCCGTGCGCGTCGGCGGCCGCATCATTGCGCGCGCCGATGTGCTCTTCCCTGCGGCCAATGTCATTCTCGAAGCTGATGGCAGGGAGTATCACCAGGACTTCGAAGCCGATCGGCGACGGTTGAACTCTTTGACGTTGGCCGGCTATGTCGTGCTGCGCCTGACATGGCGCCAGGTCACGGAGGATCCTCAGGTCGTGATCCAGCAAGTCCGCGAGGCCTTGGCTAGTTGAATCGACTCAGGGTGAGGAAATGGCTGCTTGGAGCAACCAATTCCTCACCCTCAGTCTCGGCGTGGCCGGCGCTGCGCACCGGTCCCGGGCCGCTCCCGCTCTCAGGCGCCGGCGGTGGTCATGGGGCGGCCGGTCTCCAGCAGCGTCTTGATGCTGGCGAGTTCCCACGGCCAGCCGCCTCCACCGTTCTCGACGTCGCCGTTGCCGGCCACATCCTTCGCGGTGGCGGGGGAGTCAGGCAGTTCGTGAGTGAGAACTAGCCGGGTCAGGCCACTGGGGCTGGCGAAGATCTCAAAGGTCAGGCGCGAGGCGGGCTCGTCGTGCCAGGCAGCGCTCCAGTCGAGTACCAAACGGCTTGGCGGGGTGAACTCGATGACGGTGGCCTCGACGGCGATGTCGCCCATGCCCATCTGCTTCATCTCGGCAGTGGTGTGGTGACGCCAGGTGCCCCCGGCGCGCGGCTCGATCTCGAGGTCGCCGCCGTAGCCGTACTTGTTGCTGTACTCCGAACTGGTCAGGGCTTCCCACACCTTCTCGGCCGGGGCATCGATGTAGATCGCGTGGATCTGGGTGGTCTCAGTCATGGTCTTCTTCCGCTCGTCGTTTGATCTCGGTGAGTGCGCGCACGTGTGGCGCGGTGTACTTGCTGATCCAGCGGTCGTGGATCAGCCGGATCGGGATGGGGTTCAGGTAGTGCTGCCGCTCCCGGCCCGACTTCTTGGTGATGACGAGATCCGCGTCCTCCAGCAGCTTGAGGTGTTTGGACACCCCGAAACGCGACATCTCCGTGTGTTCGTTGACCACGCGCTCCAGCTCACCGAGTGAGCGGCCGTCGCGAGTGAACAGCGCATCCAGCAAGAGGCGCCGGGTGGGGTCCGCGAGGGCCTTGAAGACGAGTTCATCGGGCACGACACGAAAATAGGTGACTAATTGGTCACGTGTCAAGGTCGGCGGCATGGGCGATCGGCGTCCGTGTCGGTTGCCGCAGGTAGCGTGGCTGCCATGACTGCACACAGCACATCGCACGACTCTCTGTCCCCTGTACGCGCGGACGGCCGCCGTTCCGACGAACTCCGTGAGGTGCGCATCGCGCGCGGCTGGCTCGACGCTGCGGAGGGCAGCGTGCTGGTGGAGTTCGGGCGTACTCGGGTGCTCTGCGCGGCCTCCTTCACCGAGGGCGTGCCGCGCTGGCGCAGCGGATCCGGGCAGGGCTGGGTGACCGCCGAGTATGCGATGCTCCCGCGCGCGACCAACTCCCGCTCCCAGCGCGAATCGATCAAGGGCCGAGTGGGTGGACGTACCCACGAGATCTCGCGCCTCATCGGTCGCTCCTTGCGCGCCATCATCGACGTCGATGCGCTCGGCGAGAACACCATCGTGCTCGACTGCGACGTTCTCCAAGCCGACGGCGGCACCCGCACCGCGGCCATCACCGGCGCTTACGTGGCGCTGGCTGATGCTGTGGCGTGGGGCGTAGAACAGGGCCACATCAAACCTCGTGCGGGCAAGCCGGTGCTCACCGACTCGGTGGCAGCCATCTCCGTAGGGATCGTGGATGGAAAGCCAGTCCTCGACCTGCCATACGTCGAGGACGTCGCCGCGGAAACGGACATGAACGTCGTGGTGACCGGCGCAGGAGACTTCGTGGAGGTGCAGGGCACGGCTGAGGGCGCGCCCTTCGACCGCGCGGAGCTCGACGCGTTACTGGATCTGGCCGTCTCCGGCACCGCTCAGCTGCGTGAGATCCAAGCCGAGGCGCTCGGCAAGCCGCTGGAACGGCGCGCATGACGGCGTCCGGTACGGGGCAGGCCTCGGCTCAAGCGCCGGGCGCCCGGCTTGTGCTCGCCACGCACAACGAGAAGAAGATCGATGAGCTGCGCGCGATTCTCACGCCGCTGTTGCCGGACCTCTCCGCCGAGGTGGTGGTGGGTGCCCGCGCGTTCGGCGTGCCCGAGCCGGTCGAGGACGGTGTCACCTTCGCGGCAAACGCCCTGATCAAGGCGCGGGCGCTCGCCGCCGCCACCGGTCTGCCGGCCGTGGCTGACGACTCCGGGCTCTGCGTGGATGTCCTCGGCGGATCGCCCGGGGTGTTCTCCGCCCGCTGGGCCGGACGGCACGGCGATGACCGCGCCAATCTTGAGCTGCTGTTGGCGCAGGTCGCCGACGTCCCCGAGGTGCACCGCGGCGCGCATTTCGCCTGCGCGGCTGCGCTGGTGACCCCCGCTGGCGAGGAGTTCGTGGTCGAAGGCGCGATGCCCGGTCGCTTGCTGACCGCTCCACGCGGCGCTGGAGGCTTCGGCTACGACCCCATCCTGCAGCCCGACGAGCAGCCCGCGGACGGCGAGCCACGATCGGCTGCCGAGCTGAGCCCGGAGGAGAAGAACGCCATCTCCCACCGCGGCAAGGCCTTTCGTGAGATCGCTCCGCACGTGGCGCGGGTGCTCGGGCGCTGACCGGCTCCGAGCCTTCGCTCGCCGGCGCACGCGGGGGATGAGCACAGCGGCCGGTCCGTGGACGCCACGCTCACGTGCCACGACGAGAGTCGAGCGCGCGGGCCGAGGACCGTGAGCGCCCGCTCACGCGCCACGATGAGAGCCCAGCCGCCGTGCCGTGGGTCGTGAGCGCCCGGTCACGCGCCACGGTGGGGTGACGGAGGCGCGGCGACGAACCTTCCCGTACGCCTCCTGACTGCCTCATCCTTCCCGCACCCCTCGCGACTAGCCTCGCCGGGCCGCTTCTCCCGGCCGCTTCTCCCGGCCGCTTCCTGCACGCCTCGCGACCATCCCGTCCCCACCGCCTCTTGCAGTTTTGCGTAAAACGCCCTTCGCTAGCTCTCGATGGCGAAAGGGGCCCAAAGATGAGTCCGAAACCGATGGCTCGGAGAGCGACCCAGGCAGACGTTGCCCGGCTCGCGCAAGTCAGCCAGACCACGGTGTCGATGGTGCTGACCGGTACCGGCGCTGCTCAGCGCCGGGTCAGCGGTGCGGTCCGCGAGCGAGTGCTGCGGGCGATCGAGGAGACCGGTTACGCCGCCAATCCCGTCGCGCAACGGCTGGCCGGCGGCCGCACGTCGATCATCGGCGTCTACACCTACGAGGCTGTGTTCCCGGTGGTCGCCGGGGACTTCTACCACCCGTTCCTCGAAGGCGTCGAACAGGCCGCTGAGGACGCCGGCGTCGATCTCCTCATGTTCACCTCGCTGGCCTCGAAGGCAGGGCGCGGCCTCACCGCTTCCGGTGGTGTCGGCAGGCTCCGCGTGGCCGACGGTTGCATCCTGGTGGGCCGGCACAGCTATCCCGAGGACCTCGCCGACCTCTTGCGCCGTGACTTTCCCTTCGTCTTCATCGGACGGCGCGAGTCGGCAGCCGGCGTGGTCCCCTATGCGGGCGCAGGCTACGCCGCAGCCACCCAGGAAGCGGTCGATCAGCTCATCGCCCTGGGGCATCGGAGGATCGCCGCGCTCATCGAGAGCACCGAACACGAGTCGATGCGCGACCGGCTCGAGGGCTACCGCACCGCGGTGTCACGCGCCGGCCTGGAGGCCATCAGTTTCGAGGACCCGGACCCGAACTCCACTGAGCTGATCGACGCCCTCGAGGCGGCAGGGATCACCGCTGCCGTCGCCGCCCCCGACCTCGCAGCGCCACTACGCCGCGCCGCTCTGGAACGGGAATGGTCCATCCCCGGTGACCTGTCCATCGTGCGACTGGGCGACCCCGAGCGCCCGGAGCAGATCGACGGCATCGATTGGACTGGCTTCCTCACACCGCGCCGGGAGATGGGCGCTGAGGCGTTGCGGTTGCTGCTCCGGCAACTGGCCGACTCGCCGGAGTCACTGACGCAGGACGATCTCCAACTCCACCTCCCGTGCATCCCCCATCAGGGCGCGACCGTCGCGCCACCCGGCCGATCTACTCCGGCCCGCGAGACTCGGTCGGCAACGGCCAGGAAGAAGGCACAACGTGCATGACAGGCACACAGACGTCCTCGTCGTCGGCGGAGGCCTCGGCGGCGTCGCTGCAGCGCTTGGCGCGGCTCGGCACGGCGCGCGGGTGATCCTCACCGAGGAGTTCGCCTGGCTCGGCGGGCAGCTCACCAGCCAGGCGGTTCCGCCCGATGAGCACCCGTGGATCGAGGACTTCGGTTGCACGGCTAGCTATCGGCGACTGCGTGACGGCATCCGCGACCACTACCGGCGGGCCTACCCGCTGATCCCGTCGGCCCAGGCCAAAGCCGATCTGAACCCCGGGGCAGGCTGGGTCTCCAAGCTGTGCGCCGAACCGCGGGCGGGGCTGGCCGTGATCGAGGAGATGCTCGCGCCCTACCGCTCCAGCGGCCGTATCCGCGTGCTGCAACCCGTGCGCCCGGTCAGCGCCGAGACCGACGGCGATCGCGTCACTGCCGTCACCCTGGAGAGCGCCACGGGCGGGGAGCGCACGCGCATCGCCGCCCGCTATGTCATCGACGCGACCGAGACCGGTGATCTCCTGCCCCTGACGGGCGCCGACTACGTCACCGGCTTCGAGTCCCGGGCCGAGACCGGCGAACCGAGCGCGCCGGAGCAGGCGCAGCCGGAGAACATCCAGGCGGTCAGCGTGTGCTTCGCCGTGGAGCACCTCCCCGGCGATCACGTCATCGACAAGCCTGAGCGCTACGAGCACTGGCGTGCGGTGGCCCCTGATTTCTGGAGCGGGCCGCTGATCAGCTGGATCGCGCCCAATCCGCGCACGTTGGAGCATGTCGAGCGCGCCTTCACCCCCAACCCGGGCGATGATCCGCTGGCCGTCGACGCCGATCAGTCCAAGGGCGGGGGCGACATGAACCTGTGGACCTTCCGCCGCATCCTCGCCAAGGACCAGTTCGAGCCGGGTGCGTTCGACAGTGACATCTGCCTGGTCAACTGGCCGATGATCGACTACTTCGAAGGGCCTGTGATCGACGTCCCGGACCAGGTGCGCCAGGAGCGGCTGGCGGACGCCAAGCAGTTGAGCTTCTCCATGCTGTATTGGATGCAGACCGAGGCACCACGCCCGGATGGAGGCACCGGATGGCCTGGGCTCCGCTTGGTGCCGGAGGTCATGGGAACCACCGACGGTCTCGCGATGGCTCCGTACCACCGCGAGGGTCGCCGCATCCGAGCCTTGGAGACGATTCGCGAACAGGACGTCTCGCTCGAGCAGCGCGGTGCCGGCGGCGCCCGGAGCTATCCCGACTCGGTCGGGATCGGCATGTACCGCATCGATCTGCACCCCTCGACCGGAGGCGATACCTACATCGACGTGGGAGCGGAGCCTTTCGAGATTCCGCTGGGCGCACTCATTCCTCGGTCGCACACCAACCTTCTCGCTGGTGCCAAGAACATCGGCACCACGCACATCACCAACGGCTGCTATCGCCTCCACCCCGTGGAGTGGAACATCGGCGAGGTCGCCGGAGTCCTGGCTGCCTCGTGCCTGCGTGATGGCACGACGCCCCATCAGGTTCACGGCGACACCACGCTCGTCCATGGCCTGCAGTCCCGCTTGATTGCCGACGGAGTCGAACTGCGCTGGCCCGATGGCGTCTTCGGCTACTGACTTCAGTTCTGCGCCCACGGGCGCGCGAAAATCCAAGGAGAGCATCATGGTTCAACGTCGATCCATCACCACCGCACTGACCGCCAGCTTCGCCACTGTCGCCCTCGCCGCCTGCAACGGCTCGGGCACGGACGTGAGCGAGCCCGACCCCGACGAGCCGATCGACCTGCGCATGACCGTCTGGACTGCGGACGAGTCCCAGTTGGCGCTATTCGACGACATCGCAGACGCCTACATCGCCGAGAACCCGGATCTGGTCTCCTCGGTCACC contains:
- a CDS encoding nicotinate phosphoribosyltransferase, yielding MRSTALHTDRYELTMVDAALRSGAADRRSVFEVFTRRLPARRRYGVLAGTGRLLEALESFTFGSDEIEYLRSSSNLAPETLEYLAGYRFGGDIIGYPEGECFFPGSPVLTVRGTFAEAVLLETLTLSILNHDSAVAGAASRMTTAAHGRACMEMGARRTHEGAAVAAARAAVIGGFAGTSLDEAGRQYRLNVIGTAAHAFTLVHDDEESAFSAQVAAFGPETTLLVDTYDVATGVDRAVAAARRAGGELGAVRLDSGDLVAQAFRVREQLDELGARSTRIVVTSDLDEYAIAALNAAPVDSYGVGTRLVTGSGHPTAELVYKLVARENSAGVMEPVAKVSADKASVGGFKLAGRVMGGTGPTAGTRSVAAPEGAGPTTGGDGGAGEPEVPAGATAVEELIVASADSAAARAELERTGARPLQVELVSGGRIAEEHRGAGAVERARARLLESRAELPYSAWRLSEGEPAIPTRHLAV
- the clpS gene encoding ATP-dependent Clp protease adapter ClpS, yielding MSSGPITMAAPAEQEQTAGEVSTRPEKPWRTVVWDDPVNLMSYVTYVFRTYFGYEETHASRLMMQVHTEGRAIVSSGPREKMEADVQAMHSYGLWATIEQED
- a CDS encoding DUF2017 family protein, with the protein product MSRPCIPTGSGPPSSRRTSIHAFTPARGGGYRSQLTETERRVIARLVADVALLLGTPLSADDADVRSAPASDEEILAALDFDPADDPSGGRSEAAPSPEAPEDPALARLLPPASEDAEMAAELRAMTESTLRGQKAERLARIWRTLHGAGSGTQDVDVRILAGTEGEWLAALTDIRLVLAARLGIEDEADVERWRNQTLEEDADQESEVTAAMATMYNALTWWQESLLQAVVRRGGRG
- a CDS encoding MBL fold metallo-hydrolase, encoding MRLTVVGCSGSMSGPQSPASCYLLRAEGADGQGGLRTWTVVMDLGPGAMGALLNYVDPAEIDLIALSHLHADHVADLVGMQVYRKWHPAGCLPQLDVLGPAHSLQRLRGLDGGDARESYSQEFAFREHDPAQPVQVGPMTLTSFPVRHPVPAFGLRVTGPGERGGEVTVAFTGDTDTCDTLIPLAQDADLLLSEAAFQEGRDQVRGVHLTGKRAGAVASEAGARRLVLTHLQPWTDPAVVRAEANEVYDGPIDLARAGDDWYL
- a CDS encoding phosphoenolpyruvate carboxylase, whose translation is MSHEQVSSPLSEPTGSDTRAAATHEIPDAMRQDVGLLGSLLGQVIEESGSPGLLADVESLREATIAALDDDAEVLARAETIVEGFSSERAKEVARAFTCYFLLVNLAEEQHRVRSLRARDGNVPLEEQKPSDSVAAAFSHLAAEVGREEAERRLGQLRFHPVLTAHPTEARRNAVAASVRRLGDLLNHRDDQRLGPAALAQNQRQMLEEVDNLWRTAQLRVAQPSPLDEVRTALTVFDSSFSKVFAASYRRLDDWLQGERRGAAAPKAPAFIRLGSWIGGDRDGNPNVTASVTRQAAALASERILTELESRARRVGLALTLDDRFTPPSEELLALWARQRRLSEDLTDAAEGNSPGEPHRKVLLVVAYRVAATRARNADLSYEDPQELLEDLACVQNSLVSAGASRAAYGDLQELIWQVQTFGFHLAELEIRQHSKVHTQTLAWLEDPDSVEKMAVPGDEVIETFRSIAAIQSRYGVQAGRRYIVSFTQSAQNLADVYTLAEKALGSADEAPVLDVIPLFETFEDLQNAPRILEEMLEIPAVQRRLEATGRRVEIMLGYSDSAKDVGPVAATLALYEAQARIAEWATKHDIELTQFHGRGGALGRGGGPANRAVLAQPPHSVDLRFKLTEQGEVISARYGNPEIAFRHIEQVAAAVLMASAPSIEDRNAAVAEQYSDMAATMDAVSRKRFFSLVKAEGFAPWFAQVTPQEEVGLLALGSRPARRGLSVESLEDLRAIPWNFAWGQARINLTGWFGLGSALEAVGELGTLRSAYADWPLFATLIDNIEMSLAKTDRRIAERYLALGDRDDLAALVLEEFDLTRHWVLAITGHSRLLEGHRVLGRAVQLRNPYVDALSLLQLRALRALRSEEEMEDAALQDQRNLLLITLKGVAAGLQNTG